In Halogeometricum sp. S1BR25-6, a single genomic region encodes these proteins:
- a CDS encoding sensor histidine kinase codes for MDQLDNLGRAGIDALPVEAAIVDAEGTILLVNEPWRGFADENRGERPDYWVGENYFDVCERAGGSVCDGVVAGLRAVLDGSRERFRFEYPCHGPSEQRWSALDAVRFRHGTDHYLLLCHFDVTEQKRNESLAEARSEQLETLLGILTHDVRNPLNVIEGYAELLATESDGDSAELDAIRRAAARITEITETALEFARTGATARIEPLSVGEVAAEAWDNVATGDATLEARPLPRVHGDRRLLSHLFENLFRNAVEHGDADCAVTVGPLLDGFYVEDDGSGLPGEIREKARRADFSTQGAGGLGLAIVQSVARLHGGTLRITDACGGGARFEVTGFDIAPGDPAPDAAGASE; via the coding sequence CGGGGGTTCGCGGACGAGAACCGCGGCGAACGCCCCGACTACTGGGTCGGCGAAAACTACTTCGACGTCTGCGAGCGAGCTGGTGGCTCCGTCTGCGACGGCGTCGTGGCGGGACTCCGGGCGGTGCTGGACGGCTCCCGGGAGCGGTTCCGGTTCGAGTATCCGTGCCACGGCCCGTCGGAACAGCGCTGGTCCGCGCTCGACGCCGTCCGGTTCCGTCACGGAACGGACCACTACCTGCTCCTCTGTCACTTCGACGTCACCGAGCAGAAGCGGAACGAGTCGCTGGCGGAGGCGCGGTCCGAACAACTGGAGACGCTTCTCGGCATCCTGACTCACGACGTGCGGAACCCGCTGAACGTGATCGAGGGGTACGCCGAACTCCTGGCTACCGAGTCCGACGGCGACAGCGCCGAACTGGACGCGATTCGACGGGCGGCCGCCCGAATCACCGAGATAACCGAGACGGCCCTGGAGTTCGCGCGAACGGGTGCGACGGCGCGGATAGAACCGCTCAGCGTCGGCGAGGTGGCCGCCGAGGCGTGGGACAACGTCGCAACCGGGGATGCGACGCTGGAGGCTCGCCCCCTCCCGAGGGTGCACGGCGACAGGCGACTCCTGTCGCACCTGTTCGAGAACCTGTTTCGGAACGCCGTCGAACACGGGGACGCCGACTGCGCGGTGACCGTCGGTCCGCTTCTCGACGGATTCTACGTGGAGGACGACGGGTCGGGACTTCCGGGAGAGATCCGCGAGAAAGCGCGCCGAGCCGACTTCTCCACGCAGGGCGCCGGCGGCTTGGGGCTGGCCATCGTTCAGTCGGTCGCCCGGCTACACGGCGGAACGCTGCGGATCACCGACGCGTGCGGCGGCGGCGCCCGATTCGAGGTCACGGGGTTCGACATCGCTCCCGGAGACCCCGCGCCCGACGCCGCCGGCGCCTCCGAGTAG
- a CDS encoding creatininase family protein — MYVADQTWPELGDYVAEESVALIPLGSTEQHGPHLPLATDHLIAESLARAAADRTEVLCAPTVNVGVSPHHRQFHGTMWVDPPQFRDYVESMTRNLAYHGIDRVVYVNAHGGNVQHLREVGRRLRDDGTMYAIEWMWDESIPDLVDEVFERNGPHAGPKETAMIMHVAGELVREDRLEDARDGGLVDLDDSPNYMTHGARTFFDAVENSENGAFGDQTDATPEAGKRLFEAATDQLVKLVEWLDDSDVEDLMAPAHVDPQPGSRR, encoded by the coding sequence ATGTACGTCGCAGACCAGACGTGGCCCGAACTCGGGGACTACGTCGCCGAGGAGTCCGTCGCGTTGATTCCGCTCGGTTCGACCGAACAGCACGGCCCGCATCTCCCCCTCGCGACCGACCACCTCATCGCCGAGTCGCTCGCGCGGGCGGCGGCAGACCGGACGGAGGTGCTCTGCGCGCCGACGGTGAACGTCGGCGTCAGCCCCCACCACCGGCAGTTCCACGGGACGATGTGGGTCGACCCGCCGCAGTTCCGCGACTACGTGGAGTCGATGACGCGCAACCTCGCGTACCACGGAATCGACCGCGTCGTCTACGTGAACGCCCACGGCGGCAACGTCCAGCACCTCCGCGAGGTGGGCCGCCGCCTCCGCGACGACGGGACGATGTACGCCATCGAGTGGATGTGGGACGAGTCCATCCCGGACCTCGTCGACGAGGTGTTCGAGCGCAACGGCCCCCACGCCGGCCCGAAGGAGACGGCGATGATCATGCACGTCGCGGGCGAACTCGTCCGCGAGGACCGCCTCGAAGACGCCCGCGACGGCGGCCTCGTCGACCTCGACGACTCGCCGAACTACATGACGCACGGCGCGCGCACCTTTTTCGACGCCGTCGAGAACTCGGAGAACGGCGCGTTCGGCGACCAGACGGACGCGACGCCCGAGGCGGGGAAACGACTGTTCGAGGCGGCGACCGACCAGTTGGTGAAACTGGTCGAGTGGTTGGACGACAGCGACGTCGAGGACCTGATGGCGCCCGCGCACGTCGACCCCCAACCCGGCAGTCGGCGGTAG